One region of Armatimonadota bacterium genomic DNA includes:
- a CDS encoding sugar ABC transporter permease, with protein MAAPTIAQPGAGSRALRRWMTGQITQGELAAILLLPCFAFLVVFAIYPVFNAIWTSLHHLRLDQPHLGTPFVGLRNFARAFGDEYTWHSIRVTLVYTGVTVSAQLVLGLGLALVVNRLVRARGFVRAAVLLPWTMAPVLAGQMWRWLFNDQAGVVNDLLNRTGLVQGQIIWLGSPVLAFFAVTVAATWGAASYMALILLAGLQGIPDDLYEAASLDGASPLQAFLAVTLPLLRSAIMVSLVLRTLGALQALDLPFAMTGGGPGNATETFALFIYKNTFQFLDFGYGAALSVILVVIALGFAGTYYRVLAPRD; from the coding sequence ATGGCGGCGCCGACGATAGCGCAACCAGGAGCAGGATCGCGCGCTCTGCGCCGGTGGATGACCGGCCAGATCACCCAGGGCGAACTGGCCGCGATCCTGCTCTTGCCCTGCTTCGCCTTCCTGGTGGTGTTCGCAATCTACCCGGTGTTCAACGCAATCTGGACCAGCCTGCACCATCTGCGGCTCGACCAGCCGCACCTGGGCACACCCTTCGTCGGGCTGCGCAACTTCGCGCGGGCGTTTGGGGACGAGTACACCTGGCACTCTATCCGCGTGACGCTCGTCTACACCGGAGTGACCGTCTCGGCCCAGCTAGTCCTCGGTCTCGGGCTTGCGCTCGTTGTCAACCGCCTGGTGCGCGCGCGGGGATTCGTGCGGGCTGCGGTGCTGCTGCCCTGGACCATGGCTCCGGTGCTCGCCGGGCAGATGTGGCGGTGGCTCTTCAACGACCAGGCGGGCGTCGTCAACGACCTGCTCAATCGCACCGGCCTGGTCCAGGGGCAGATCATCTGGCTGGGTTCGCCGGTGCTGGCCTTCTTTGCGGTGACGGTCGCGGCCACCTGGGGCGCGGCCTCATATATGGCGCTGATCCTGCTCGCGGGCCTGCAGGGTATCCCCGACGACCTGTACGAAGCCGCCAGCCTGGACGGCGCGTCGCCGCTGCAGGCATTCCTTGCGGTCACCCTTCCGCTGCTGCGCAGCGCTATCATGGTGTCGCTGGTGCTGCGCACGCTTGGCGCGCTCCAGGCGCTCGACCTGCCGTTTGCGATGACCGGCGGCGGGCCGGGCAACGCCACCGAGACCTTCGCCCTGTTCATCTACAAGAACACTTTCCAGTTCCTCGACTTCGGCTACGGGGCGGCGCTGTCGGTCATCCTTGTAGTCATCGCGCTGGGCTTCGCCGGCACGTACTACCGCGTGCTGGCGCCGAGGGATTAG
- a CDS encoding carbohydrate ABC transporter permease, with product MVVLALVWSLAPYLWTLFTSFKTERELYQFPVTYIPKNPTIINYVHVFTQNPFGRFLLNSAIVTVLSTVLCLFIASLAAYAFARLRFRGREPLLVGLLVVAMIPLITLIVPLYVLVRNLGMLNTYWGLIAPYVTYSLPVAIFILTAFFREIPHELEEAALIDGCTRMNTLWRIIAPLAAPGLITAGIIVFVYTWNEFLIAMTLTSTADVRTITVGIALYRGEFTFPWGVISAAVALATIPIMTLILLGQRLVIRGLTAGAVKG from the coding sequence CTGGTCGTGCTTGCGCTCGTCTGGTCGCTCGCGCCGTACCTCTGGACCCTGTTCACGTCGTTCAAGACCGAGCGCGAGCTCTACCAGTTCCCGGTCACGTACATCCCGAAGAACCCCACAATCATCAATTACGTGCACGTGTTCACGCAGAACCCCTTCGGGCGATTCCTGCTGAACAGCGCGATCGTAACTGTGCTCTCGACCGTGCTGTGCCTGTTCATCGCGTCGCTGGCCGCCTACGCGTTCGCGCGGCTGCGGTTCCGGGGCCGGGAGCCCCTGCTGGTCGGGCTGCTCGTCGTGGCGATGATCCCGCTCATCACCCTGATCGTCCCGCTGTACGTCCTTGTGCGCAACCTTGGTATGCTCAACACATACTGGGGGCTGATCGCGCCCTACGTCACGTACTCGCTCCCGGTCGCGATCTTCATCCTGACCGCGTTCTTCCGCGAGATCCCCCACGAGCTGGAGGAGGCGGCGCTCATCGACGGCTGCACGAGGATGAACACGCTGTGGCGGATCATCGCGCCGCTGGCCGCCCCGGGCCTGATCACGGCGGGAATCATCGTGTTCGTCTATACCTGGAACGAGTTCCTGATCGCGATGACGCTCACCAGCACCGCCGATGTGCGCACAATAACAGTGGGCATCGCGCTGTACCGGGGCGAGTTCACCTTCCCGTGGGGGGTGATCTCCGCGGCCGTCGCGCTGGCCACGATCCCAATCATGACGCTCATACTGCTCGGCCAGCGCCTGGTGATACGCGG